The Gouania willdenowi chromosome 7, fGouWil2.1, whole genome shotgun sequence genome includes a window with the following:
- the igfbp6b gene encoding insulin-like growth factor-binding protein 6b: MPLLYNLAAVLVLLVAHCGSWTWGSRLGPFKVCPSCKDPLGVGRPPRDHHGAGSTTALAQGEPCGIYTLSCGRGLRCMPPPRDHSPLQALLQGRGLCAKHSRTSPTERPRPTGPHPSHGGDIEKAPCRRLLNSVLIGLELTLFQSDRDIYIPNCDTRGFYRRKQCRSSKGMQRGHCWCVDEFGTLVPSRASEDGSVPCDGE, translated from the exons ATGCCTCTCCTCTATAACTTAGCGGCGGTGCTGGTACTGCTGGTCGCTCACTGCGGATCTTGGACCTGGGGGAGCCGTCTGGGCCCCTTCAAGGTCTGTCCCTCCTGCAAGGATCCGCTGGGGGTGGGTCGGCCCCCCAGGGACCACCACGGTGCCGGCAGCACCACGGCGCTGGCGCAGGGTGAGCCCTGCGGCATCTACACCCTGAGCTGTGGTCGGGGACTCCGCTGTATGCCCCCTCCCCGGGACCACAGCCCCCTGCAGGCTCTGCTACAGGGACGAGGGCTCTGCGCCAAGCACAGCAGGACTAGTCCCACGGAGAGGCCCCGCCCCACAG GTCCTCATCCCTCACACGGTGGTGACATTGAAAAA gcacCGTGTCGTAGACTGCTGAACAGCGTCCTGATTGGTCTAGAGCTGACCCTGTTCCAGTCTGACAGAGACATCTATATCCCCAACTGTGACACACGTGGCTTCTACAGGAGAAAGCAG TGTCGTTCCTCTAAAGGAATGCAGCGTGGCCACTGCTGGTGTGTAGATGAGTTTGGTACGCTGGTGCCTTCACGTGCCAGCGAGGATGGTTCTGTACCCTGTGACGGGGAGTAA
- the pip4k2ca gene encoding phosphatidylinositol 5-phosphate 4-kinase type-2 gamma, protein MAALANSGSASSPMVLLAPKTKTKKKHFVQQKVKVFRASDPVQSVFMWGVNHSINDLNQVPVPVMLLPDDFKANTKIKVNNHLFNKENLPGHFKFKEYCPQVFRNLRERFGIEDLDYQVSLTRSPPMRSADDQGDSLLLNSYDRTLVVKQISSEDVADMHNILSEYHQHIVKCHGSTLLPQFLGMYRVSVDSEETYLIVMRNMFSHRLVVHRKYDLKGSLVDREASDKERVKELPTFKDKDFRNNMQKVYVTEEQKEKFMEKLNKDVEFLVKLKIMDYSLLLGIHDVGRAEREDDECEEAVNEEEGEVENGVTGGPMVGSYGTSPEGIAGYMSSYKPLGPGEFDPYVDVYAVGCCSGAPQREVYFMGLIDVLTQYDTKKKAAHAAKTVKHGAGAEISTVHPEQYAKRFRDFISNIFA, encoded by the exons ATGGCGGCGCTGGCTAACTCGGGCAGCGCCTCCAGCCCTATGGTGCTCCTGGCCCCCAAAACCAAGACCAAGAAGAAGCACTTCGTCCAGCAGAAGGTGAAGGTGTTCCGGGCCAGCGACCCCGTCCAGAGTGTCTTCATGTGGGGCGTCAATCATTCG ATCAATGATCTGAACCAGGTTCCTGTTCCTGTCATGTTACTGCCTGACGACTTCAAAGCTAACACCAAGATCAAAGTCAACAACCACCTTTTCAACAA AGAGAATCTTCCTGGACATTTTAAGTTCAAAGAGTATTGTCCTCAGGTGTTCAGAAACCTGAGAGAGCGCTTTGGGATAGAAGACCTGGATTATCAG GTGTCTCTGACCCGCAGCCCCCCCATGAGGAGCGCTGATGACCAGGGAGACTCTCTGTTGCTGAACTCCTACGACAGAACGCTGGTGGTCAAACAGATCTCCAGTGAAGACGTAGCCGACATGCACAACATCCTGTCTGAGTATCACCAG CACATTGTGAAATGTCATGGCAGCACGCTGCTGCCTCAGTTCCTGGGCATGTACCGTGTGAGCGTGGACAGTGAGGAGACCTACCTGATCGTCATGAGGAACATGTTCAGCCACAGGCTGGTGGTTCACCGCAAGTACGACCTGAAg GGTTCTCTGGTGGATCGAGAAGCAAGCGACAAAGAACGG GTAAAAGAACTTCCCACGTTCAAGGACAAGGACTTCAGGAACAACATGCAGAAGGTTTACGTGACAGAGGAGCAGAAGGAGAAGTTCATGGAGAAGCTGAACAAAGATGTAGAG TTCCTGGTGAAGCTGAAGATCATGGACTACAGTCTGCTGCTGGGAATCCATGACGTGGGTCGAGCTGAGCGTGAGGACGATGAGTGTGAGGAGGCGGTGAACGAGGAGGAGGGTGAGGTAGAGAACGGGGTGACGGGCGGCCCCATGGTGGGCTCCTACGGGACGTCCCCTGAAGGCATCGCTGGCTACATGTCGTCATACAAACCTCTGGGACCAGGAGAGTTCGACCCCTACGTGGACGTCTACGCTGTGGGCTGCTGCTCAG GAGCGCCGCAGAGGGAGGTCTACTTCATGGGTCTGATCGACGTCCTCACACAGTACGACACTAAGAAGAAAGCGGCTCACGCTGCTAAAACCGTTAAACACGGA GCCGGTGCTGAGATCTCCACGGTTCACCCAGAGCAGTACGCCAAACGCTTCCGAGACTTCATCTCAAACATTTTTGCGTGA
- the ackr5 gene encoding G-protein coupled receptor 182 yields the protein MDALEHNVSLSTNSSPWFVYDCTIELDANPRRVVLFLLYLFIFMAGLLENLLVLWVNWRRRHTSNGVLFCIINVSVSDLMVIVILPFFMMEVTLDKVWLWGRVLCKVTNIIYVVNFYSSSLFLGCMTLERYLSLTRPSTSLFPVLGRRRWVLCGSLWLFSLVLALMENVHVDLLEWDDEPGCYMLPENNFVEWYVSVSFLNLVFQFLGPGAVIVFCNVLIARAARSAPQAQGGRDVWLVHVYSLVFVLCWLPYHMVMFLMVVDDLVPHLMSCNAVEALYFSFNVVQSLSLLHCVANPLLYNFLSKSFRNNLINTLLGAVHREGPGARPGTGTKVNGDEPGKQRKVSNPSTSQSNAGS from the coding sequence ATGGACGCTCTTGAACACAACGTGTCTCTGAGCACCAACAGCTCTCCGTGGTTCGTGTATGATTGCACCATAGAGCTGGATGCCAACCCCCGGCGCGTGGTCTTGTTCCTGCTCTACCTGTTCATCTTCATGGCCGGCCTCCTGGAGAACCTTCTGGTGCTGTGGGTCAACTGGCGGCGCCGCCACACGTCCAATGGCGTGCTGTTCTGCATCATCAACGTGAGCGTGTCGGACCTGATGGTGATCGTCATCCTGCCGTTCTTTATGATGGAGGTGACCCTGGACAAAGTGTGGCTGTGGGGGCGTGTCCTGTGTAAGGTCACCAACATCATCTATGTGGTCAACTTCTACAGCAGCTCTCTGTTCCTGGGCTGTATGACCCTGGAGCGCTACCTGTCCCTGACCCGCCCCTCCACCAGCCTGTTCCCGGTGCTGGGGCGGCGCCGCTGGGTTCTGTGCGGTTCTCTGTGGCTGTTCTCTCTGGTTCTGGCGCTGATGGAGAACGTGCACGTGGACCTGCTGGAGTGGGACGACGAGCCGGGCTGCTACATGCTGCCTGAGAACAACTTTGTGGAGTGGTACGTGTCCGTGTCCTTCCTCAACCTAGTCTTCCAGTTCCTGGGCCCGGGCGCCGTCATCGTGTTCTGTAATGTTCTGATCGCTCGCGCTGCACGTTCGGCGCCCCAGGCTCAGGGGGGGCGTGACGTGTGGTTGGTGCACGTGTACTCCTTGGTGTTTGTGCTGTGCTGGTTGCCGTACCACATGGTGATGTTCCTGATGGTGGTGGATGACCTGGTTCCTCACCTGATGAGCTGCAACGCCGTGGAGGCGCTCTACTTCTCCTTCAACGTGGTCCAGAGCCTCTCGCTGCTGCACTGCGTCGCTAACCCGCTGCTCTACAACTTCCTCAGTAAGAGCTTCAGGAACAACCTCATCAACACGCTGCTGGGCGCCGTCCACAGGGAGGGGCCGGGGGCGAGGCCAGGAACAGGCACCAAGGTCAACGGAGACGAGCCCGGGAAACAACGTAAGGTCAGCAACCCCAGCACCAGCCAATCCAACGCAGGCTCGTAG
- the zbtb39 gene encoding zinc finger and BTB domain-containing protein 39 isoform X3: protein MRVRLLGSGHASSILAELNRCRESRRYCDVTLNVGNVMFAAHSAVLACSGSYFRNLLSNTSTSSSTFSLQFISSASFEKLLTFVYTGEVLTDLMEVGVLCELAQRLGVDQLVKACHHTFPDLQSSASDKPTSPGNINVDSTGMIAASSLCSSSSSSAAPTPSDAPSHADQSSSVRFLQDALDLKTEDIQDDVCYAPTPEGQDVSARGHGSQQMKTEPQDVSSEPPMVSFSLSHSPQPQTFIPASSSLSSVSGLQEATERDKLQMFKEEEEDLQTHMMEGTSDDIIELSDEEDFMEEDEDLVFVENGDDMSSQVTGSTLSCGTCSVLLPEDPSAISGHAQSHLTARGACAVCGAAFTDRAAAVSHALSHVGVKLHTCDMCGLHCCSREKLLCHIRQAQANGYTELQGAEPQVALTSSGKHELQCVVCRQTLSRDLQALKDHVLLHVSAHTLSCGVCARSFPSLCALLWHGLGHLHVPVFTCTLCGHCFAQRSLLDAHARACTQPLHTQPSFCVKRKAERPLEAQPSSSSSPGDVTKVSSPRYGCRYCGKSFAHSGEFTYHLRIHTGEKPYECRVCLRLFRGRSTIISHLRTHGGALMYCCTVCGRYFSTMKLMAAHMELHGEDVPPDFNLEQTFMYNDRSKEPLPPSDP, encoded by the exons ATGAGAGTCCGCCTACTGGGTTCTGGCCACGCCTCCAGCATCCTGGCCGAGCTGAACCGCTGCCGTGAGTCGCGGCGTTACTGCGACGTCACGTTGAACGTGGGGAATGTGATGTTTGCGGCGCACAGCGCGGTGTTGGCATGTTCCGGCTCGTATTTCAGGAACCTTCTGAGCAACACTTCCACCTCCAGCTCCACCTTCTCCCTGCAGTTCATCTCCTCCGCCTCCTTTGAGAAACTGCTGACCTTCGTGTACACGGGGGAGGTTCTAACGGACCTGATGGAGGTGGGCGTGCTGTGTGAGCTCGCTCAGCGCCTGGGCGTCGACCAGCTGGTGAAGGCGTGTCACCACACATTTCCTGACCTTCAGTCATCAGCCTCTGATAAACCAACGAGTCCTGGAAACATCAACGTGGACTCCACGGGGATGATAGCTGCGTCTTCACTCTGCTCCTCATCATCTTCGTCAGCTGCTCCCACGCCCAGCGACGCCCCCTCACATGCTGACCAATCCTCCTCCGTCAGGTTTCTGCAGGACGCCCTGGACCTGAAGACGGAGGACATCCAGGATGATGTTTGCTACGCCCCAACTCCAGAGGGACAAGATGTGAGCGCTAGGGGCCACGGATCTCAGCAGATGAAGACGGAACCACAGGACGTGAGCTCAGAACCTCCCATGGTCTCCTTCTCCCTCTCACACTCACCTCAGCCCCAGACCTTCATTCCTGCCTCTTCCTCACTGAGCTCAGTGAGTGGCCTCCAGGAGGCGACAGAGAGGGACAAGCTGCAGATGtttaaggaggaggaggaggacctgCAGACCCACATGATGGAGGGAACATCAGACGACATCATAGAACTCAGTGACGAAGAAGACTTCATGGAGGAAGACGAGGACCTCGTGTTTGTGGAGAATGGAGACGACATGAGCAGCCAG GTGACCGGAAGTACTTTGTCCTGTGGCACGTGCTCAGTCCTCCTCCCCGAGGACCCGTCCGCCATCAGCGGGCATGCGCAGTCTCACCTGACCGCGCGCGGAGCATGCGCAGTGTGCGGAGCGGCGTTCACGGACCGAGCAGCCGCCGTTTCCCACGCGCTGTCCCACGTTGGCGTGAAGCTCCACACCTGCGACATGTGCGGCCTGCACTGCTGCTCCCGGGAAAAACTGCTGTGTCACATCCGGCAGGCGCAGGCCAATGGTTACACGGAGctacaaggggcggagccacagGTGGCGCTGACGAGCAGCGGAAAGCACGAGCTGCAGTGCGTGGTCTGTAGACAAACCCTCAGTAGGGACTTACAG gCATTGAAGGACCATGTGCTGTTACACGTCAGCGCTCACACTCTGAGCTGTGGCGTGTGTGCACGCTCGTTCCCATCGCTGTGCGCGCTGCTGTGGCATGGCCTGGGTCACCTCCACGTGCCCGTGTTCACGTGCACGCTCTGCGGACACTGCTTCGCTCAGCGCTCCCTGCTGGATGCGCACGCCAGAGCGTGTACGCAGCCCCTGCACACACAGCCTTCGTTCTGCGTTAAACGTAAAGCAGAGCGCCCCCTGGAGGcccagccttcatcatcatcctctCCTGGTGACGTCACCAAAGTGTCCTCTCCACGGTACGGTTGTCGTTACTGCGGGAAGTCGTTCGCCCACTCCGGGGAGTTCACGTACCACCTGCGTATCCACACGGGGGAGAAGCCGTACGAGTGCCGCGTGTGTCTGCGTCTGTTCAGGGGTCGCTCCACCATCATCAGCCACCTGAGGACGCACGGCGGTGCGCTCATGTACTGCTGCACCGTGTGCGGACGCTACTTCTCTACAATGAAGCTTATGGCGGCGCACATGGAGCTACACGGTGAGGACGTCCCCCCAGACTTTAACCTAGAGCAGACATTCATGTACAACGACCGCTCTAAAGAACCGCTGCCTCCCAGCGACCCCTGA
- the zbtb39 gene encoding uncharacterized protein zbtb39 isoform X2 has product MRVRLLGSGHASSILAELNRCRESRRYCDVTLNVGNVMFAAHSAVLACSGSYFRNLLSNTSTSSSTFSLQFISSASFEKLLTFVYTGEVLTDLMEVGVLCELAQRLGVDQLVKACHHTFPDLQSSASDKPTSPGNINVDSTGMIAASSLCSSSSSSAAPTPSDAPSHADQSSSVRFLQDALDLKTEDIQDDVCYAPTPEGQDVSARGHGSQQMKTEPQDVSSEPPMVSFSLSHSPQPQTFIPASSSLSSVSGLQEATERDKLQMFKEEEEDLQTHMMEGTSDDIIELSDEEDFMEEDEDLVFVENGDDMSSQDRDLLNELSEGESDEGEESNLAWVDSAEESTSLSDSEPPRKVRLSQRSYPPPHGSEACVTDPSLAHEVGKDGSTVWSLVEPVGGAERSPQPNIFTECAGPSPHAQGNILDKLSAFQCLCDDILLEHVRGCTVAAARGRGQETGSWDLTLAELKAFIALLYVRGAYCGKNIDVGSFWAEDWGNAFFIATLSRTRFREIMRYLCFDQKETRRSRVIADKFAQLREVWDHFTQNCIASFQPGSDITVAQQRFTQYTPNTQDKSGFKFWMAADVESKYFLTGCPYLEKDDNRPITQRRRESLVLGLLEPFVGKGRNVTTDDSVTSIPLANALLSMNTSLVGNISKHQRELPPSVKDTMKLFSTKLLKQGQVVLSVYQREPRKNVPILSTRHHNVDILTDHKREPETVTYYNRTKIGVDALVQMAHQFSVRGSARRWPVAAFYLVLDLAAINAWVLYRGCMGDQVPRRDFMLQLAQELRSEWMVLKQQYRVFGPLEDTEERKRVKCMVKARCKQNKTFMKCLSCRKPVCGKCTARELSVCAKCV; this is encoded by the exons ATGAGAGTCCGCCTACTGGGTTCTGGCCACGCCTCCAGCATCCTGGCCGAGCTGAACCGCTGCCGTGAGTCGCGGCGTTACTGCGACGTCACGTTGAACGTGGGGAATGTGATGTTTGCGGCGCACAGCGCGGTGTTGGCATGTTCCGGCTCGTATTTCAGGAACCTTCTGAGCAACACTTCCACCTCCAGCTCCACCTTCTCCCTGCAGTTCATCTCCTCCGCCTCCTTTGAGAAACTGCTGACCTTCGTGTACACGGGGGAGGTTCTAACGGACCTGATGGAGGTGGGCGTGCTGTGTGAGCTCGCTCAGCGCCTGGGCGTCGACCAGCTGGTGAAGGCGTGTCACCACACATTTCCTGACCTTCAGTCATCAGCCTCTGATAAACCAACGAGTCCTGGAAACATCAACGTGGACTCCACGGGGATGATAGCTGCGTCTTCACTCTGCTCCTCATCATCTTCGTCAGCTGCTCCCACGCCCAGCGACGCCCCCTCACATGCTGACCAATCCTCCTCCGTCAGGTTTCTGCAGGACGCCCTGGACCTGAAGACGGAGGACATCCAGGATGATGTTTGCTACGCCCCAACTCCAGAGGGACAAGATGTGAGCGCTAGGGGCCACGGATCTCAGCAGATGAAGACGGAACCACAGGACGTGAGCTCAGAACCTCCCATGGTCTCCTTCTCCCTCTCACACTCACCTCAGCCCCAGACCTTCATTCCTGCCTCTTCCTCACTGAGCTCAGTGAGTGGCCTCCAGGAGGCGACAGAGAGGGACAAGCTGCAGATGtttaaggaggaggaggaggacctgCAGACCCACATGATGGAGGGAACATCAGACGACATCATAGAACTCAGTGACGAAGAAGACTTCATGGAGGAAGACGAGGACCTCGTGTTTGTGGAGAATGGAGACGACATGAGCAGCCAG GATCGAGACCTGCTGAATGAGTTAAGTGAAGGAGAGTCTGATGAAGGGGAGGAGTCTAACCTAGCCTGGGTGGATTCTGCCGAGGAATCGACGTCGCTCAGTGACTCAGAACCTCCACGGAAAGTGAGGCTGTCCCAGCGGTCCTACCCTCCACCACATGGGTCTGAAG cGTGTGTCACAGATCCATCCCTGGCTCATGAGGTTGGTAAAGATGGCAGCACCGTGTGGTCGCTTGTTGAGCCTGTGGGAGGCGCTGAAAGAAGCCCCCAACCAAACATTTTCACTGAGTGTGCTGGTCCATCTCCACATGCACAAGGAAACATCCTTGACAAACTGTCAGCGTTTCAGTGCCTGTGTGACGACATCTTGCTGGAGCACGTGAGGGGTTGCACCGTGGCCGCGGCACGTGGCCGGGGGCAGGAGACGGGATCCTGGGATCTGACTCTAGCAGAACTGAAGGCCTTTATCGCTCTCCTGTATGTACGGGGTGCGTACTGCGGGAAGAACATTGATGTGGGGAGTTTCTGGGCTGAAGATTGGGGCAATGCCTTCTTCATCGCCACCCTCTCCAGGACCAGGTTCAGGGAGATAATGCGCTACCTGTGCTTCGACCAAAAGGAGACCCGTCGTTCCCGAGTGATCGCGGACAAATTTGCGCAGCTGAGGGAAGTGTGGGACCACTTCACCCAGAACTGTATCGCGTCCTTCCAGCCAGGGTCAGACATTACGGTGGCCCAACAACGGTTCACGCAGTATACGCCAAATACACAGGACAAATCTGGATTTAAGTTCTGGATGGCAGCAGATGTGGAGAGCAAATACTTCCTGACTGGTTGTCCGTACCTGGAGAAAGACGACAACAGGCCCATCACGCAGCGCCGTAGGGAAAGCTTGGTGTTGGGTCTGTTGGAGCCGTTTGTTGGTAAAGGAAGGAACGTCACCACTGATGATAGTGTGACCTCCATCCCACTGGCCAACGCTCTGCTGTCCATGAACACAAGCCTGGTCGGAAACATCAGCAAGCACCAACGGGAGCTCCCGCCCTCAGTGAAAGACACGATGAAGCTGTTCAGCACCAAGCTTCTGAAACAAGGGCAGGTGGTGCTGTCCGTGTACCAGCGCGAGCCCAGGAAGAACGTCCCCATCCTCAGCACCCGGCACCACAACGTGGACATCCTCACAGACCACAAGAGGGAGCCAGAGACGGTTACTTATTACAACCGCACCAAAATTGGCGTGGACGCCCTGGTTCAAATGGCTCACCAGTTCTCTGTCAGAG GTAGTGCACGTCGATGGCCAGTTGCTGCGTTCTACCTGGTTTTGGACCTGGCTGCCATCAACGCCTGGGTGCTCTACAGGGGCTGCATGGGGGACCAGGTCCCTAGGAGGGACTTCATGCTACAGCTAGCCCAGGAGCTACGCTCTGAGTGGATGGTGTTAAAGCAGCAGTATCGTGTGTTTGGGCCCTTAGAGGACACAGAAGAACGTAAACGAGTAAAGTGCATGGTGAAGGCTCGATGCAAACAGAACAAAACTTTTATGAAGTGTCTGAGCTGCAGGAAACCTGTGTGTGGAAAGTGTACGGCCAGGGAGCTGAGTGTGTGTGCTAAGTGTGTGTGA
- the zbtb39 gene encoding uncharacterized protein zbtb39 isoform X1, whose protein sequence is MRVRLLGSGHASSILAELNRCRESRRYCDVTLNVGNVMFAAHSAVLACSGSYFRNLLSNTSTSSSTFSLQFISSASFEKLLTFVYTGEVLTDLMEVGVLCELAQRLGVDQLVKACHHTFPDLQSSASDKPTSPGNINVDSTGMIAASSLCSSSSSSAAPTPSDAPSHADQSSSVRFLQDALDLKTEDIQDDVCYAPTPEGQDVSARGHGSQQMKTEPQDVSSEPPMVSFSLSHSPQPQTFIPASSSLSSVSGLQEATERDKLQMFKEEEEDLQTHMMEGTSDDIIELSDEEDFMEEDEDLVFVENGDDMSSQIPLSSKVKSTRHRQRVNSDHKERETKEKRKDRDLLNELSEGESDEGEESNLAWVDSAEESTSLSDSEPPRKVRLSQRSYPPPHGSEACVTDPSLAHEVGKDGSTVWSLVEPVGGAERSPQPNIFTECAGPSPHAQGNILDKLSAFQCLCDDILLEHVRGCTVAAARGRGQETGSWDLTLAELKAFIALLYVRGAYCGKNIDVGSFWAEDWGNAFFIATLSRTRFREIMRYLCFDQKETRRSRVIADKFAQLREVWDHFTQNCIASFQPGSDITVAQQRFTQYTPNTQDKSGFKFWMAADVESKYFLTGCPYLEKDDNRPITQRRRESLVLGLLEPFVGKGRNVTTDDSVTSIPLANALLSMNTSLVGNISKHQRELPPSVKDTMKLFSTKLLKQGQVVLSVYQREPRKNVPILSTRHHNVDILTDHKREPETVTYYNRTKIGVDALVQMAHQFSVRGSARRWPVAAFYLVLDLAAINAWVLYRGCMGDQVPRRDFMLQLAQELRSEWMVLKQQYRVFGPLEDTEERKRVKCMVKARCKQNKTFMKCLSCRKPVCGKCTARELSVCAKCV, encoded by the exons ATGAGAGTCCGCCTACTGGGTTCTGGCCACGCCTCCAGCATCCTGGCCGAGCTGAACCGCTGCCGTGAGTCGCGGCGTTACTGCGACGTCACGTTGAACGTGGGGAATGTGATGTTTGCGGCGCACAGCGCGGTGTTGGCATGTTCCGGCTCGTATTTCAGGAACCTTCTGAGCAACACTTCCACCTCCAGCTCCACCTTCTCCCTGCAGTTCATCTCCTCCGCCTCCTTTGAGAAACTGCTGACCTTCGTGTACACGGGGGAGGTTCTAACGGACCTGATGGAGGTGGGCGTGCTGTGTGAGCTCGCTCAGCGCCTGGGCGTCGACCAGCTGGTGAAGGCGTGTCACCACACATTTCCTGACCTTCAGTCATCAGCCTCTGATAAACCAACGAGTCCTGGAAACATCAACGTGGACTCCACGGGGATGATAGCTGCGTCTTCACTCTGCTCCTCATCATCTTCGTCAGCTGCTCCCACGCCCAGCGACGCCCCCTCACATGCTGACCAATCCTCCTCCGTCAGGTTTCTGCAGGACGCCCTGGACCTGAAGACGGAGGACATCCAGGATGATGTTTGCTACGCCCCAACTCCAGAGGGACAAGATGTGAGCGCTAGGGGCCACGGATCTCAGCAGATGAAGACGGAACCACAGGACGTGAGCTCAGAACCTCCCATGGTCTCCTTCTCCCTCTCACACTCACCTCAGCCCCAGACCTTCATTCCTGCCTCTTCCTCACTGAGCTCAGTGAGTGGCCTCCAGGAGGCGACAGAGAGGGACAAGCTGCAGATGtttaaggaggaggaggaggacctgCAGACCCACATGATGGAGGGAACATCAGACGACATCATAGAACTCAGTGACGAAGAAGACTTCATGGAGGAAGACGAGGACCTCGTGTTTGTGGAGAATGGAGACGACATGAGCAGCCAG ATTCCGCTGTCAAGCAAAGTGAAAAGCACTCGCCACAGGCAGCGTGTGAATTCTGACCACAAAGAAAGAGAAACAAAGGAGAAGAGAAAG GATCGAGACCTGCTGAATGAGTTAAGTGAAGGAGAGTCTGATGAAGGGGAGGAGTCTAACCTAGCCTGGGTGGATTCTGCCGAGGAATCGACGTCGCTCAGTGACTCAGAACCTCCACGGAAAGTGAGGCTGTCCCAGCGGTCCTACCCTCCACCACATGGGTCTGAAG cGTGTGTCACAGATCCATCCCTGGCTCATGAGGTTGGTAAAGATGGCAGCACCGTGTGGTCGCTTGTTGAGCCTGTGGGAGGCGCTGAAAGAAGCCCCCAACCAAACATTTTCACTGAGTGTGCTGGTCCATCTCCACATGCACAAGGAAACATCCTTGACAAACTGTCAGCGTTTCAGTGCCTGTGTGACGACATCTTGCTGGAGCACGTGAGGGGTTGCACCGTGGCCGCGGCACGTGGCCGGGGGCAGGAGACGGGATCCTGGGATCTGACTCTAGCAGAACTGAAGGCCTTTATCGCTCTCCTGTATGTACGGGGTGCGTACTGCGGGAAGAACATTGATGTGGGGAGTTTCTGGGCTGAAGATTGGGGCAATGCCTTCTTCATCGCCACCCTCTCCAGGACCAGGTTCAGGGAGATAATGCGCTACCTGTGCTTCGACCAAAAGGAGACCCGTCGTTCCCGAGTGATCGCGGACAAATTTGCGCAGCTGAGGGAAGTGTGGGACCACTTCACCCAGAACTGTATCGCGTCCTTCCAGCCAGGGTCAGACATTACGGTGGCCCAACAACGGTTCACGCAGTATACGCCAAATACACAGGACAAATCTGGATTTAAGTTCTGGATGGCAGCAGATGTGGAGAGCAAATACTTCCTGACTGGTTGTCCGTACCTGGAGAAAGACGACAACAGGCCCATCACGCAGCGCCGTAGGGAAAGCTTGGTGTTGGGTCTGTTGGAGCCGTTTGTTGGTAAAGGAAGGAACGTCACCACTGATGATAGTGTGACCTCCATCCCACTGGCCAACGCTCTGCTGTCCATGAACACAAGCCTGGTCGGAAACATCAGCAAGCACCAACGGGAGCTCCCGCCCTCAGTGAAAGACACGATGAAGCTGTTCAGCACCAAGCTTCTGAAACAAGGGCAGGTGGTGCTGTCCGTGTACCAGCGCGAGCCCAGGAAGAACGTCCCCATCCTCAGCACCCGGCACCACAACGTGGACATCCTCACAGACCACAAGAGGGAGCCAGAGACGGTTACTTATTACAACCGCACCAAAATTGGCGTGGACGCCCTGGTTCAAATGGCTCACCAGTTCTCTGTCAGAG GTAGTGCACGTCGATGGCCAGTTGCTGCGTTCTACCTGGTTTTGGACCTGGCTGCCATCAACGCCTGGGTGCTCTACAGGGGCTGCATGGGGGACCAGGTCCCTAGGAGGGACTTCATGCTACAGCTAGCCCAGGAGCTACGCTCTGAGTGGATGGTGTTAAAGCAGCAGTATCGTGTGTTTGGGCCCTTAGAGGACACAGAAGAACGTAAACGAGTAAAGTGCATGGTGAAGGCTCGATGCAAACAGAACAAAACTTTTATGAAGTGTCTGAGCTGCAGGAAACCTGTGTGTGGAAAGTGTACGGCCAGGGAGCTGAGTGTGTGTGCTAAGTGTGTGTGA